The following coding sequences are from one Triticum aestivum cultivar Chinese Spring chromosome 5A, IWGSC CS RefSeq v2.1, whole genome shotgun sequence window:
- the LOC123108223 gene encoding zinc finger protein ZAT18: MGAGMKRAREEQPIVSLALSLSTDSSTTSATTSGNSLGSPPPAARKRARRGRVVATSGEGDFVCKTCGRAFETFQALGGHRTSHLRGRHGLELGVGVAMAIKERKRQEDKQQHDCHICGLGFETGQALGGHMRRHREDMALDRWVALSDQEAGHQAAAGRLPVLLELFV; this comes from the coding sequence ATGGGAGCGGGGATGAAGCGcgcgagggaggagcagccaatTGTGTCGCTGGCGCTCTCCCTCAGCACAGACTCTTCGACGACGTCCGCCACCACGTCGGGCAACTCGCTCGgttcgccgccgccggcggcaagGAAGAGGGCGCGGCGGGGAAGAGTGGTGGCCACGTCAGGGGAAGGGGACTTCGTCTGCAAGACTTGCGGGCGCGCCTTCGAGACGTTCCAGGCCCTGGGTGGGCACCGGACCAGCCACCTCCGGGGCCGCCACGGGCTGGAGCTCGGCGTCGGCGTCGCCATGGCCATCAAGGAGCGGAAGAGGCAAGAGGACAAGCAGCAGCACGACTGCCACATCTGCGGGCTGGGCTTCGAGACGGGCCAGGCGCTCGGCGGCCACATGCGGCGGCACCGCGAGGATATGGCGCTCGACCGGTGGGTCGCGCTGTCGGATCAGGAGGCGGGGCACCAGGCCGCCGCCGGCAGGCTGCCTGTCTTGCTCGAGCTGTTCGTCTAG
- the LOC123108224 gene encoding zinc finger protein ZAT8-like: MVSSMKHCRYQAEVPLSLSLSLGAVTGRNKKTRRSADGEFVCKTCSRSFPSFQALGGHRTSHLRGRHGLALGLAAGTDLPATKKATEQKQAHQCHVCGLEFEMGQALGRHMRRHREQEAATTAHAPPVLLQLFV; this comes from the coding sequence ATGGTCTCGTCAATGAAGCACTGCAGATATCAGGCCGAGGTGCCATtgtccctctcgctctccctcggcGCCGTGACTGGACGGAACAAGAAGACACGCCGCAGTGCAGACGGCGAGTTCGTGTGCAAGACGTGCAGCCGCTCCTTCCCGTCGTTCCAGGCGTTGGGCGGACACCGGACAAGCCACCTGCGCGGCCGCCACGGGCTCGCGCTCGGACTCGCCGCCGGGACCGATCTGCCGGCGACCAAGAAGGCCACGGAGCAGAAGCAGGCGCACCAGTGCCACGTCTGCGGGCTCGAGTTCGAGATGGGGCAGGCGCTGGGCCGCCACATGCGTCGGCACCGCGAGCAGGAGGCCGCCACCACGGCGCATGCGCCTCCCGTTCTGCTACAGCTCTTCGTCTAG